The following coding sequences are from one Papilio machaon chromosome 8, ilPapMach1.1, whole genome shotgun sequence window:
- the LOC106718105 gene encoding UPF0389 protein CG9231 has translation MNKLLINRAQMLILTRGMCVPAGAAGTTPTPKNEDRMMSRKFRPSNFQKTILVWTKKFKSKEEIPTFVSAEVIDRARSEARIKISNVLMLLTALASLGAVLAGKSAAKRGESVHQMNLDWHKKYNEEQSAKMEVEKPTN, from the exons ATGAATAAACTTCTAATAAATAGAGCTCAAATGCTTATACTGACTAGAGGCATGTGTGTGCCTGCTGGTGCCGCTGGAACAACTCCAACACCTAAAAATGAAGACCGTATGATGTCAAGAAAATTTAGACCTTCTAATTTTCAGAAAACTATTCTTGTTTGgaccaaaaaatttaaaagcaagGAAGAAATACCTACATTTGTATC TGCGGAAGTAATTGATAGAGCAAGAAGTGAAGCAAGGATAAAGATATCAAACGTTTTAATGCTCCTTACTGCTCTCGCAAGTTTAGGTGCAGTATTAGCTGGTAAATCAGCTGCCAAAAGAGGTGAATCTGTACACCAAATGAATTTGGATTGGCACAAGAAGTACAACGAAGAGCAATCAGCAAAAATGGAAGTAGAAAAGcctacaaattaa